TCGACCAACCCCGGGCCCTGCTGAGCCGGGCCGGGCTGACCGTCAGGGAGCCCGAGGACGCCGGGAAGTTCACCTGGTGCTGCGGCGGCCCGGCGGAGTCCCTCTACCCCAAGAAAGCCCTGGCCAACGCCCAGAAAAGGGTGGAACAGTTGAAAAAGGTGGCCCAGGATGGCGTGACCATGTGCCCCATCTGCTACGTGAACCTGCAGAAGGCGGCCGGGGAGGCCATGCACTTCCAGGACATTTCCCATTACCTGTGTCAGGCTTATGGTTCGAAGAAGGAGCTGAAGTAGCGTGGAGAAGACCAAGAAGACGATCATTGTGTTCAGCGGGGACCTCGACAAGGCGCTGGCGGCTTTTGTCATCGCCAACGGGGCGGCAGCCATGGGGGACGACGTGA
The Bacillota bacterium genome window above contains:
- a CDS encoding (Fe-S)-binding protein — protein: ELYSGALIYDLGVDEALKSHARKVYGVLKKHGVKNVITVDPHTTNMLRSVYPTVIEGYDLEVKSYLEVLAERGTKPARTLAGEVVVHDSCVFARYENVVDQPRALLSRAGLTVREPEDAGKFTWCCGGPAESLYPKKALANAQKRVEQLKKVAQDGVTMCPICYVNLQKAAGEAMHFQDISHYLCQAYGSKKELK